The genomic stretch TATGAAAACGATTTAACAAGTGTTAGTGCGCTTTGTACTGATTAGAAATGAATGTTTCGTACTTACCAGAAAGCGCGACAAAAGAATGTAAGCAGAGATGAAGCACCGAAATTTGTGTGTTGAAACAGTTTCCTCTTGTAACACTCAATGATATTGTAAGCTCAATCAATGCGCTGAAAGGAACGATTTTTTCCACAGCCGCCAGGCACGAGATTTCAGAAAATACTGCCACCTTTCCGACAGGAAGTCTGACGGCTTTGCAAGTTCTGTTATTAGCGTGTAATTGTTTCCAGGTATGCGTGATCGCCTGGTACTTAGATTTTAAATTACCTACTGCCGGACAGATTATACCTGATTAATATAGTGGCGAATGATAGTTTCTAAAACACATTGGCAGTTTTGCCGTGCAACTTATCTCAATCTCTAAAGCGTCAAGCTTATAcaacgaaaatttcttttatttcttgaCCTTATTGACGACAGTTTTATTGGTCCGCTCAATAAATACATACTTAAGTTTTTCCCCTCAACTTTTCAGCTCTAGAAAAACTTTATTCTCAAAATACTGGAAAtttgtttcttaattttttcataactgACGCAACAAATTTTGACCGCAGCTTTTTTCGTCAACAAGACAAGCCGTTGTTGCATaatgttgaaataattcgaatcaaacttttttcacgcCTTTTATATCATGCTGGGACGCTCAGCGTCAAacctttttatttcttaaactacttttttggtaataaCTGCCGCGTTTTTTGCTTCGGTTTTTCATGGtccctgaaatatttctaagtgtaaaaaaataaaattcatttatttatttatagcaaaAATATGGTCGAAATTCATACTTTTCCACGAACAAAAGCATTTTCAGCTAATCTACCATGAAAATCCAGATGCCAATTGTAACACAAACTTAACAcacaccaaaaaattttacagaatttttccgaatttttgtACTTGTCGTTTGTGTTTGTTTACCATATTGGATGcaccattttaaatttttaatttcgagttcagattcgtaatcaacgTTCTTAAAAGCTCATGTATGCATAATTTCAAGCGAATCGTatgtaaggaaaaatgtaCGCATGAAAGAGTTACTTAAAGTATATGGGATAAGATTTTCAAATCATGTGATAAAAAGTGCACAGTCACTTTTTCGAATTCCTTATGACGTATGACAAAATCACAGtgatttttgcaacaataCATCAGCAGATACAccaatgtataatttttttcaccgcagtATTTCCTACTGGAACGAGTAGACGCAGTATTTCGAATACCGTGGTATAGTTACGCTGTATGTGAATTGCCTTGAGCCTTGACCGACCTTTGCTATTCATACGTGCATAATGTGACTTGGGCTGTGTAAAGTCGGTGTAAACGTTccgttttgtaatttttaaactgAACCCTGTCGTGACAGGCGTCACGCAGATATCGAAATATCCATGTCATACCATTTAGTTACCGGTTGTTAATTTGCAATCCTATAGCTCAGCTGAGcttgcgatattttttataaaggataagacgagaaaaaaattaagagtttcgcatttatttatttatttttttttgttcacctTTTCCGCAATCTTACATGTTAATATAATTACTTGTTTGTGACAGCTCACATATTACAAACTTAATTCATGGGTGCAGTTTAACTCAACACACACGCATCGTCGAGCCATCGTAATTACCTACTATAAACGTATTAATTCTCAAGGTATagttttacgattttctcattttttttcaataccatGCATCGCAATTAAGTGCAGGTTGCTATTTCCCTCTATCTCTTACGTCGTAAAATACGTTCAAATACGTTGCTTATACGTATTTAAAGATCATATAGAATGTCGGGCAAGacatttgaattgaaaataaagcgGCTGGATCGTTTCGCGGTTGTTTAGAACCCGAGTCTTAAAACCTTGAAACGTAGCAAGCTCTATAAGCAAGTCCACCTAGTCCACTCGATTCTAGTCCAGTCTAAAGACTTATTCAGTACTGCCACCTGGTAGATAGTGCCACAGTTTCTTTTCAAAAGCGGCACATATCAACGGCTCCTTTCGCAATCAATGAACAgacgtgaaataaataatttgaaataacgTCACTGAGGCATTCATACGGCGAGTACGATAAATAGAAACTACACAAGTAAACACAAAATCCTTGAATACCTTGTTGTGAATAAAGTACAGGGGCAGAATGAATTCCGCAATTGTACATCTGGAGCAGAGCGTAAGCttttatttctgaaatatgACTACCGGTTAACCTCAGAACGTCAACGCGGAACACTCGACGAATAATATATCGTAATTTTCAGGTACGCGAAGCCGATGGCAAGCTGGACATGATCACCTGGCAAATCGACGcgtttgaaaaagaatttcaggACCCGGACAACGAGGTAATGCACAAGTTTTCACGTTCCGCTAACGCCAGTCTTTGTAAGGTCAAAGTGGGATGGGCTTCAGAGTTTTGTTGATGTTTTTTCTATCTCAGGTATAAAACACCCGTATCCTGTAAGATATcgtttggcattttttttgacaaaacaATTCTCGTACGATGGTAAAATTCTTTGTTGCCACCAAGTTTAACTACGTAGATATTGATGCAGTACATAAGACAAAAATTAGATAATAATCGGCTTAGGACTCTTGACGCACGATTCGTAATTTTATTAGAAAGATTTCgacttgttatttttcttttgcattTTGTTAACACATAACAAAATACAAAGACTTTACCACAATTTTTGTAACACTTGGATATGTGAAGCGATTTTGAATGTACGAAGCATCAAGGGTTGGTTTGGATGCACAAGATTGCACGGTGCTAGGAATAGCGTTAACAAGTGAAACAGGCTGCAATGTTCTATTGATTGACGCCATTCCATGTTTCGCTTCCACTTGTACCTACCCTAATTTTTAGCAGTATCTAAAAATATGAGTAAAAGATTATTGAGAACCACGAAGACTTGATCGTGTCTGAGTAAAAGAACCGGAAGAAGTGTTGAGCGTTCTATcgatgtaattaattttccataCTACGTTGGATTTGGGGATTGACTGAATTCGTAACGATGTCACAAAATGTGCGTGCATGTAGTTGAGACAgtggcaaaatttttttttacttttaacCAGTATCCGTGACCCTCTTGCAACTGCGATGATGTGttcgtaaatatattttatgcaGATATCTGTGCTCAGACTCTTGCGTTCAGTAACCCAAGTGAAAGAAGAATATCAAACGTTACGCCGTGACATCCTCGAGGTTCAACAACTCCAGAAGCAACTTTCCGACTCTCTAAAAACTCAGCTTTCTCAGGTTCAAGGCCATTTCAACATTCTACGCAATAAAATAGTTGGACAAAAACCAACTCCGCAGCTAAAGTAgaagtgaaatgaaatgaaatgaaatgagaaCCGAGATCGCTATTATTGATTGCTTTAGTTTATTTAATATGTAATAGAAGTGATTTCTACCCATTATTTTTACAGGTGCTAATAGTCACACATTgtgagataatttttattcacaaactagacttaatttttcagaaatgaTAAAAGGTAATGATCTGTCTGACAACAACACTTACGTGTTTTATCGatcataaattattaaaaattttactggtTTGGTTTCACCCGCTTGGGAACAAGTGGAATATgtgatgaataattcattcggtatgtatgtttttatttatGGTGTTGGGGCCAATCAGAGAACATGGGTTTTTATTTAATGAATTATGGTGGAACGAAATCAGTAAGATTTAAATATTGGATCTATAAACCAATTGGCATTGCCACATATTCTTGGTATTTGAATGCGATTTATAAGTCTCGAAAGTACACTAACGAAAAGTGGTGTCAGACATTGGATAATGGGTTTTAAACGGAATGGTCAAAATCTGTACAGACAGAACTATTAATATCACGATTTTCGGTCTGATCTcatgaaaagtttttaattcaACATCAAGATATTTATAGAACGTTTCAACTTTTAAGACACCAACTCTACTCTCAGCACAGTATTTCAACTATTGAATATCAAGTATTTTAATACGAATTTTCTTGTAGGTTCTGTAATTCAATGAAATGTATCTCGATCACATGATTCTAAGAGAAGTATGTCTTTGTTTCACAACATATAACTTGAAAATATCTCAGTGCCAAGTTGCAGAAGCAAATACAGCTCCTTTGTGCCGAAATGGTGAAGTTAGATTACAAAgagtaattaattatgaaaCGAATATTGCCTTAATACATGGTTACCCATTGAATAGGCTGTGCGTACTATGTTTTACAATTACCTATTACACTTATGTACCGAATTCCAGTTATCTATTACTCTGATAAGGATGTAGCGTacgtaaattattttcgagCGTAATACTCGTAGTACCTACTTTTTGATTACCATGTTTATATTACCATATAGATGAAGGTCTTCCTGAAGGAAGTAGAAATAGTTGACGAGAGTAAAATTTACGGGCATTAAGCATTAGCTTTTCCTCTGCTCAGAGTTAATTGGCAGTTAGTATTACATTTTGttagttttaattattgttagtaTAGATGAAAATGTGAAGATAGTTTCAAAGGTTTAGttagattttcgtttttcactttATGATGTCGTAAATTTAGATAATCATAGGTGACGATTATCCATTGAGGAAATGGATGAGAAGAAAGCCATATTCAAAAATGATAGTTGAGTGTTTCGTAATTCATTATACAAACTATCGATGCTCATTATTTAcattctgagacaaaaaaaaagaaaaaattataaacatttaACCTTCAGAGGACCAGCTTGGCTTTTTTAGGAGTCAGCAGATAACATGGAAACTCCATTTCTCCACGTGTTGactatttatatacataaatcatacctataaaaaatatcgaatttcaagGGAAAAATACTGGCCCTCTAAAGGTTAAGCGTGGGTAGAATTGGTTTTAAGTTTTATTATGGACTAGTTCAGGTTGCAACAATTGATGTACAAGTAAACTATTgttttggtattttttaaattctgccACAATTCAGAATTGATATGATTGAAAGGTTCTTGTATTACATGACTTTCAAATTGATGGATATCGATGCAAGATTTAACACCGATTGTCTAAAACTTGACGAAAATCTCTAGATTATAAGTATAGTTTGAGTCACACTTATTCTTTCCGTAGCCGCGATAAGGTGTCCCCTAACCAATATCTACGCATttctgtaatatttatttatttgtatactATATTCACTActcaaaataatttctctttCATCTACCCTACtaatgatgaaataaaaactaaagagaaatgaaaaagaaattatacaCTAATTATAAGTAAAGGATGGTCTGCAACACATTCAGAATgtgccaaaaaattttggtcaaTTAGAATAATGTTTTGTGTATACAGTAagtagatttaaaaaatctgcGTTAGGCTAGTCTACATATCACATAGTAGCCTTTGGTGTATCCAACATCTTTACTAATAACTATGAACTTGGACAATTctaattctatttttattgtgCAATTTCTTCATAATTATACAGTATAGAtactttataatttattacttttcaATGGATATTATGAACATGTATCCAGTACAGAGCACGAATTCGATATGCGAACTTCTCATTAGCGATTTACAACAGCAGAGTTTATGCACaatatagtttttttaaatttctttcactttccAATCTCACTCTGAATGATAAACACGAAACTTGTTAACTTCGGTTAGGTATTTCAATCTATACTTTGCTTGAAAATTACAGGGTTTGATCAAATTTCGTGTacaattgtaaaataatccTACAATAAAAGGAATCTGATTAGTTCGGATAAGAAACTTAAAACCATGCTTTTATCTCCGGAAGCAATTTTGGGTGATATGTAAAACTGTGTTTTCCACATTTATCTCGTCGCCATTCACAATCAAATCCCTTAAAATTTGTAACAGGAAATAATTGTGATTAATCcagtatttttaatataattacataTTGGTAATTGAACCTAATTTGAAAAGTAATGTTTGCTTGAATCATCAACTACATCAAGGAAGTATTATatgttattttcataaaatattcattcataaCAACAGCAAGTAACGGTATTGAAGTACCTAATTCTGATAGCTATCATTTACACCATTACATTACGACACGTAATTGCTCAACATTTCAATGTATGTACGTTTAACGTTCGTTAAACGAAGCTAAAGATCTGTACctttttaaatattaacgatattattgaaaaataaaatgttatcTCTGTAGTGAATTGGTTCATTCAATATTCAACCTCGCatattttattctctctttAACTTtaggaaaaacaaattaacaTTGTAAAACGAGTGTTGCGCTCTCACAAGCCGCAGTTTTTTTGCATCCCTTTTAttggtatatattatacctatacacgaCATGTTACACACAATTTCCCAATATTTAAAACAATCTTCTTCCTTTTCGGCGATCTCATACACTTTTAAATGTACTTCGTACACATTGTATCGCCAAAATACCATTATCGGAGATGATTCCTTAGTTGAGAATGGATTGTAGCGAGATTGCAAGGGgccaaaaattttattgggAATATGCTAGGAATAACAATGTCAGGGTTACAACTGTTTTTTACAAGTTAACTTCGGgtctttttaataaaattttatggaCTAACTTCACGACTTGAGTGGATACCTAtgacatatgtatatacatagtacacggaaaaatatgtaacttcaatatatgtatattataaaccAACCTTGCACATAAACATGATTACTATTATACCAATTCTCTGTGAAACTCTGACTACCGAAGTATATTACTCTGAGAGTTATtgtatgtaaaaatatgtCCAAACCTACAATGTTGATCGCGGTAAAGGATCGTCTTCATCCATTTGATAATCTAAAATatctattttcaattcttgatGCCTCTGCCTGTGATTCTTTAATGACCCCAATTGCGTGaatgttttttcacaaatattacAAGCGTATGGTCGCTCTCCTGAGTGAATACGCTCGTGGCGAATAATGTGACTCTGATAATGGAAACTCTTGTAACAAATGCGACACTCGTATGGTCGTTCTTTTGTGTGGGTACGGGTATGTGTTTTGAGGTCAAACTTTTTGAAGAATGTCTTCGAACAATGTGTACACTTGTGATTACGCTCCTTGAGGTGATCTCTCTTAACGTGTTcctgtataaaatattaatattgcatTAAAACAACAACTCACGTCGGTAGCAGCGcatataagtaaaaaaaagtgcaaTACCCACGTTTACTTGCGACAAAGTTGTATAGACTTTTGGACAAATTTCACAGACGAATTTCTGTTGCCCTCCAGCTCTGTGACTAGCCATGTGTTTATTGAGAGTAGACTTCCAGGCAAATAATGTCCCACATTCCTtgcatttgaatttttgttgatCAGCAAAATGTGTTCCTATGTGTTGTCTGTAATTGTAAccttttgaaaatgattttttacaaacGTCACAGTTATACTTTTTCACATTACTTTTCGGCTTTTTCTTCTGAGATACTTCAGATTCTAGTTTACTTTTCTCGTCGGTACCATTCATCGTGTAACTTGTTTCTGTATGCACGTTTTCAGCGTGTTTgatattatttacaaattggGTGCTTTGCCCTTCATCTGTATCATAGGTTTGAATCAACTCAAAGTCTTGCGTTTCATCAAATTCTGAATCGCCTCGAATTAGTTCGAAAAATTGCGCCCCATCTTCGTTCTGTACAAGTCTTACCATGGGTCCATCTTCCCTTACAGCTTTCTTGGATTcgcttttaattttctcattgtaTTTCGGAAGATTATTCTGAATTAATCCAAAGATTTCTTCACAACTTTCATTACCCATTGGCGGACTctcaatttccaaattttcatttttgttcagaGTTCccaaatcgtcaaaatttgtTTGTATTGATAGATTCTGTATAGTTTCGTCCGAGACAAAATCACAGTTCTGGTCTTGCGTCCCAAGTGTTTCTATTTCAAAAAAGTCGATCAAATTATCTTTATTACTTTGTGCCAGGTAAAAGATTTTCTCCCCCCTGTTATGCACAAAACTTTTTTCGGCACTTTTATCGTGATTAACATTCTTCGATAAATTTTGTACTTCCTCTTCAATATCCTCCGTTCCTGTCCGCTCTCCAATCATTTCGGGAATATCAGATCCCTCTGATAGCGTGTTTTCCGTTAACTCCAAGATACGTTGACCATTCTCTAATTGGACTAATTTCAACAGTGAATCTGATATAGGCTCGTTTGgtgttatttttgaattttcgtggATACTCTcctctgaaatttttcctaTTTCGCAAGATTCTACCTCATTTTCTGAGCA from Neodiprion virginianus isolate iyNeoVirg1 chromosome 3, iyNeoVirg1.1, whole genome shotgun sequence encodes the following:
- the LOC124301066 gene encoding uncharacterized protein LOC124301066, which produces MNSAIVHLEQSVREADGKLDMITWQIDAFEKEFQDPDNEISVLRLLRSVTQVKEEYQTLRRDILEVQQLQKQLSDSLKTQLSQVQGHFNILRNKIVGQKPTPQLK